In Brevibacterium pigmentatum, the sequence ACGAAGACCGATGTCCACAACCTGGCCTCCACCGCCGAGGCGATCTGCCGTTTCGAGGGATGGAGCCGTCCGCTCGTGCTCGAGACCACCGTCGACGATCCGGGCGCGGGAGCTGCCGTCCGCGCCCTCGACGAGGGGGTCGACGTCGTCATCGCCGCCGGTGGTGATGGGACCATCCGCGCTGTCGCCTCGGCGCTGGCGGGAACATCGACCCCGATGGGGATCGTGCCGCTGGGAACGGGGAACCTGCTCGCCCGCAACATCGACCTCGTCCTCGACAAGACGGAGTGGGCGCTGCGGATCGCACTGTGGGGGCGCAACCGCGAGATCGACGTGGGGAAGGCGAAGACCGACCCGGACGGCGACACCCACGTCTTCACCGTGATGACCGGACTCGGCTTCGACGCCGCGGTCATGGCCGACACCAGCGACGATCTCAAGGCCCGCCTCGGATGGCTCGCCTATGTCGAAGCGGGATCACGGAAGCTCACCGGCAAACCCAGTCATGTGAAGGTCACGTTCGACGACGAATATCGGATCTCGGCGCGGGTGCGTTCGGTCCTCGGCGGCAATTGCGGGAAGCTGCAGGGCGGCATCCAACTGCTGCCGCAGGCGGTCATCGACGACGGCATGCTCGACGTGCTCATCGTCAGCCCGAAGAACCTCGGTCAGTGGCTCGGCGTGCTTGCATCGATCGCCGGCCGTCGGGCCTCGCGCGGGCTGCACACGAACATCCGGAAGTGCCGCAAGGTCGTCATCGAAGCCGGTGACGACGTTGATATTCAGCTCGACGGGGATCCGCTGGGACAGTCGTCGTACCTCGAAATGGAGGTCGACGCCTCGGCCCTGACCGTCCGTGTGCCCACCGTCGAACAGCGCAAGCAGATCCGCGCCGAGGCGTGGCCGGTCTAGAGGTCGGATCCGCTGGATCGGCGCGGCCGACGGCCCCCTTCGCCGAGGCGGCCCTTGCAGTCATTCTTTTACCGATGAGTAGGTCACGAAAGGGTTAAAGGAATTCACCTAAATGTTACCGCATCTAAATCTGAACAAAACGTACAGAAATAGTTTGGAAAACCCTTAGAACCTAGGATGAGTGCCGTATCACACCCCTCGCCACAGAGATTGAAGGCACACCAATGAAGAAGATCATCCTCGCGCCGGCAGTCGCGCTCGCGTTCACCGGGCTTGTCGCGAGCCCGGTCGCCGCCGCGGAATCGACGTCCGCCCAGTCGGCCTCCACGCAGACTGCCGAGCAGAAGAAGGCCGACGCCGAAAAGGCCGAAGCCAAGAAGAAGGAAGAGGCCAAGAAGGCCGCTGCTGAGAAGGCTGAAGCCGAGAAGAAGGCAGCGGCAGAGAAGGCAGCAGCCGAAAAGAAGGCCAAGGAAAAGGCCGAGGCTGCCAAGAAGGCCGCCGAGAAGAAGGCCGCCGAGGACAAGGCAGACAAGAAGGACGAGGCAAAGAAGCCTCCGAAGAAGGTCGACCCGAAGCCCGCTCCTGCCCCCAAGGACGAGGACAAGGACGACAAGGACGAAGACAAGTCCGAGGACAAGACCAACCCGATCAACGCCTCGGTGCAGGTGACCTCCGGTGAGGTCACTGCCGAGGAGCTTCACGAGGATGGCGTGACTGTCAAGGTCTCCGGTCTCGAGGAGGGCGACAAGGTCGCCGCCAAGTCCGGCCTCACCGGCCCCGCGGTCACTGCTCAGGGCTCGACCGCGACGATGAAGCTGCGTTCCTCCTCGGAGGTCACGCAGGAATCAGTCGCTTTCGCCCTCCAGGTGCAGCGGACCGGCACCACTGCCAAGACTGTCGCAGGAGCCGCCGAGGTCGACGTACAAGCAGTCGACCCCACGGTCTCGCTCAACACTGACGAGATCTCGGAAAGCGATTTCGACGAGAACGGAATCAAGGTCACCGGCGAGGGCTTCACCCCCGGCGGCACGGTCAACGTCGTCGGCGGCAACGAAACATCGCCGTTCGCGACCCAGGAAGTCGAAGCCAATTCGGACGGAGAGATCTCCGCAACCCTGAAGTTCGAGGGCGACGATGCGCTTCCAGCCGGCGACTACACCGTCTGGGGCGTCGACCAGGAGTCCAAGACCAACTCCCCGGCCCAGGACTTCACCATCACTGAAGACGATGCTGTCGATGCGATCGACGTCTCGCTCAAGGTAGATCCCAAGGAGATCACCGCCGAGGATCTCGCCAACAAGGACAAGGGCGTCAAGGTCACTGTCACCGGCGTGAAGAAGGGTGACAAGATCACCGATTCCCTCACCGGTGAGACTGAGACAGCAGAGGCCGACGGCGATTACGAGCTCCACCTCTGGTACGAGGGCGACCCCGCGAACCTCGAGGTCGGCAAGGTCCCGTTCACCGTCACCATCGACCGTGAAGGCACCGAGTCGGAAACCCTCAACGGAGACATCAACGTTGTCGCCGAAGACGGTGAGGACGACGGAAACGACGACGCAGACAACGGCAACGATGGCAGTGACGACGGCAATGACGACGGCGAAACCGAAGCTCCCGCCGAGGCGGCCTTCACGGTTTCCCCGAAGACGATCGAAGCCGCGGACTTCGCCAATGACAAGAAGGGCGTCACCCTCGCCGTCGAGAACTGCGAACCCGGCGCGGATGTCCACTTCGAAGTCAACCCGAAGGGCATCAACGTCACCGCATACGAGAACACCGTCACGGCTGACGACGAAGGCAATGCCTCCGTCAACGTCTTCGGCACCTCATCGGATGTCTCGGCCTACGTCGGCGCTTACACCGCGAC encodes:
- a CDS encoding diacylglycerol/lipid kinase family protein — its product is MIIELDPLMTWVIVIGALAVLVAAFLIGRRTGVRRALNTMRRSAHPANLSDEVVDDAARYRAALIVNPTKTDVHNLASTAEAICRFEGWSRPLVLETTVDDPGAGAAVRALDEGVDVVIAAGGDGTIRAVASALAGTSTPMGIVPLGTGNLLARNIDLVLDKTEWALRIALWGRNREIDVGKAKTDPDGDTHVFTVMTGLGFDAAVMADTSDDLKARLGWLAYVEAGSRKLTGKPSHVKVTFDDEYRISARVRSVLGGNCGKLQGGIQLLPQAVIDDGMLDVLIVSPKNLGQWLGVLASIAGRRASRGLHTNIRKCRKVVIEAGDDVDIQLDGDPLGQSSYLEMEVDASALTVRVPTVEQRKQIRAEAWPV